One region of Rhodocaloribacter litoris genomic DNA includes:
- a CDS encoding glycosyltransferase family 4 protein: MLVVRHAPAPDAPYDPSLFAWIDRLYDRHTLSRAEMLEKIRDFRPDVLFMAGWFDRDYLAVARAMRKDGIPVIAGCDTQWTGSLRQRMASVVAPWYLHPAIDVLWVSGERQRQLARRLGYAGPRCWTGIYACDHARFAAVYREGQARPRVLLFVGRYIPIKGLDTLLAAYRRYRAMTPEPWALYCAGTGELASLLEGEEGVTDLGFVQPDRLPEIFAGAGAFVLPSRREPWGVVVQEAAAAGLPLLCSTASGASVHLVQDGYNGFLFEPKDADHLAALMLRLTRMTPAERLAMSRASHLLSQQFTPGRWAETFVQGVVALGGGSLPVSVAHL; this comes from the coding sequence TTGCTGGTCGTTCGCCATGCGCCGGCCCCCGATGCACCCTACGACCCCTCGCTCTTCGCCTGGATCGACCGGTTGTACGACCGGCACACCCTTTCCCGTGCGGAGATGCTGGAGAAGATCCGGGATTTCCGCCCGGATGTGCTGTTCATGGCCGGGTGGTTCGACCGCGACTACCTGGCGGTGGCCCGGGCGATGCGAAAGGATGGCATCCCGGTGATTGCGGGCTGTGATACGCAATGGACCGGCTCGCTGCGCCAGCGGATGGCGTCCGTGGTAGCGCCCTGGTACCTGCACCCCGCCATCGATGTGCTGTGGGTCTCGGGCGAGCGGCAACGCCAGCTGGCGCGTCGTCTGGGGTATGCCGGGCCCCGGTGCTGGACCGGCATCTACGCCTGTGACCATGCGCGCTTTGCCGCCGTGTACCGTGAGGGACAGGCACGGCCCCGGGTCTTGCTGTTCGTCGGGCGCTACATCCCCATCAAGGGGCTCGACACGCTGTTGGCTGCCTACCGCCGCTACCGGGCCATGACGCCCGAGCCGTGGGCCCTGTACTGTGCCGGCACGGGCGAGCTGGCGTCGCTTCTCGAAGGGGAGGAGGGGGTGACCGACCTGGGGTTCGTCCAGCCGGACCGGCTCCCGGAGATCTTTGCCGGGGCAGGCGCGTTTGTACTGCCCAGCCGCCGTGAGCCGTGGGGCGTGGTCGTGCAGGAAGCCGCCGCCGCCGGGCTGCCCCTCCTCTGCTCGACGGCCTCGGGCGCCTCGGTCCATCTGGTCCAGGACGGGTACAACGGCTTTCTCTTCGAGCCGAAAGATGCCGACCATCTGGCCGCTCTGATGCTGCGTCTCACCCGGATGACCCCGGCGGAGCGCCTCGCCATGAGCCGGGCCAGCCACCTGCTCTCGCAGCAGTTCACGCCGGGACGCTGGGCGGAGACGTTCGTGCAGGGCGTCGTCGCCCTTGGGGGCGGCAGCTTGCCCGTGTCCGTTGCGCACCTCTGA
- a CDS encoding glycosyltransferase family 2 protein, translated as MSASIILIAYHADRWLPACLASLAGASARRMHLVLVDNSGNTVLYEQDLSPFKAEILTTPRPLGFAEANNFALTRAGHLEEVVLFLNQDTISPPGWIDRCLEALAGDPSLGAVSPLIRTYDDDGWDPSFTACLSEAQRRRLDEEPDAAGWEVEVAPAPALLVRTPVLRQVGPFDPIYGSYYEDYDLCRRIRRAGYRIAFVPSARVRHFSGSTTDTPEKERRRMRLLLRNRLIYRLREDRRPRWLELARFFGHEVPHRLIRGLLRTPSSQPPDVVLQAARDVGGLIGRLGSRTNDTVCWQSYLRQIEWLSRS; from the coding sequence ATGAGCGCCTCCATCATCCTCATCGCCTATCACGCCGACCGGTGGCTGCCGGCGTGCCTGGCGTCGCTGGCGGGGGCATCGGCGCGGCGGATGCACCTGGTGCTGGTGGATAACAGCGGCAATACCGTGTTGTATGAGCAGGACCTTTCGCCTTTCAAGGCCGAGATCCTGACCACGCCGCGACCGCTGGGCTTCGCCGAGGCCAACAACTTCGCCCTCACCAGGGCCGGGCATCTGGAAGAGGTGGTGCTGTTTCTGAACCAGGACACCATCAGCCCGCCGGGATGGATCGACCGCTGCCTGGAAGCACTGGCGGGCGATCCTTCGCTGGGGGCCGTCTCGCCGCTGATCCGCACGTACGATGACGACGGCTGGGACCCGAGCTTCACGGCCTGCCTGAGCGAAGCGCAACGCCGCCGGCTGGACGAGGAGCCGGACGCGGCCGGTTGGGAGGTGGAGGTGGCGCCGGCCCCGGCGTTGCTCGTGCGGACTCCCGTCCTGCGCCAGGTCGGGCCGTTCGACCCCATCTACGGCAGCTATTACGAGGACTACGACCTGTGCCGGCGCATCCGGCGGGCCGGTTACCGGATCGCCTTCGTGCCGTCGGCCCGTGTGCGGCATTTCTCCGGCTCCACCACCGACACGCCGGAGAAGGAGCGCCGGCGGATGCGGCTCCTGCTACGCAACCGGCTCATCTATCGACTCCGCGAGGACCGGCGGCCGCGCTGGCTGGAACTGGCACGCTTTTTTGGGCACGAAGTACCGCACCGGCTGATCCGGGGACTGTTGCGCACGCCCTCGTCGCAGCCGCCGGACGTCGTGTTGCAGGCCGCGAGGGATGTTGGTGGGTTGATCGGGCGACTGGGGTCGCGGACGAACGATACCGTATGCTGGCAATCGTACTTGAGGCAAATTGAATGGTTGTCCCGGTCGTGA
- a CDS encoding glycosyltransferase family 4 protein — MTILHINEHLARKGGVETYLFALMPMLEARGHSCRVLYGDGDPALWPASVRVPAIRQARAARQAQAEVADVLRRERPDLIHVHNVQNEGVLAACLDYGPTVLTTHDYRWVCPANTFFYKRTRETCFRTCGPGCFTTTLRKHCLTPRPHYALAFYRRATWAIRHGGRLARVIAPSHGAKERYVQAGFPPERITVLPYFCPVPPSEAPRPVPARPTITFLGRIAPNKGQEYFVEALGLLPPEVRGVMVGNLGEGGEEAMRNLAARHGCADRLELRGWASREEVERLLDETSVFVFPSLWPETLGIVGLEALARGVPVVASALGGTAEWCLDGETGYRVPPKDGRAIAEAVRHLLDDEARLVAFGRRGIELIRERFLPERHVAVLEETYRKVIATRSVHV, encoded by the coding sequence GTGACCATTCTCCACATCAACGAGCACCTGGCGCGGAAGGGCGGGGTGGAGACGTATCTGTTCGCCCTCATGCCCATGCTGGAGGCGCGGGGGCACTCCTGCCGGGTGCTCTACGGCGACGGCGACCCGGCTCTGTGGCCGGCGTCGGTGCGGGTGCCGGCCATCCGGCAGGCGCGGGCGGCCCGTCAGGCGCAGGCGGAGGTGGCGGACGTGCTGCGCCGCGAGCGGCCGGACCTCATCCACGTGCACAACGTGCAGAACGAGGGGGTGCTGGCGGCCTGCCTGGACTACGGCCCCACGGTGCTGACCACGCACGACTACCGCTGGGTCTGCCCGGCGAACACGTTTTTCTACAAGCGCACGCGCGAGACGTGCTTCCGCACCTGCGGGCCGGGCTGCTTCACGACGACGCTCCGCAAGCATTGCCTGACGCCCCGCCCGCATTATGCGCTGGCGTTCTACCGGCGGGCGACGTGGGCCATCCGGCACGGCGGGCGTCTGGCCCGGGTCATCGCGCCGAGCCACGGGGCGAAGGAGCGCTACGTGCAGGCCGGGTTCCCGCCGGAGCGGATCACGGTGCTGCCGTACTTCTGCCCGGTGCCGCCGTCCGAAGCGCCCCGGCCCGTGCCGGCCCGGCCGACGATCACGTTCCTGGGCCGCATCGCGCCGAACAAGGGGCAGGAGTACTTCGTCGAGGCGCTGGGGCTGCTGCCGCCGGAGGTCCGCGGCGTGATGGTGGGCAACCTGGGTGAGGGCGGGGAAGAGGCCATGCGGAACCTGGCCGCGCGGCACGGGTGTGCGGACCGGCTGGAGCTGCGGGGATGGGCCTCGCGCGAGGAGGTGGAGCGGCTGCTCGACGAGACGTCCGTCTTCGTCTTCCCCTCGCTCTGGCCCGAGACGCTCGGCATCGTGGGGCTGGAGGCGCTGGCCCGCGGCGTGCCGGTGGTGGCCTCCGCCCTGGGCGGTACCGCCGAGTGGTGCCTCGACGGCGAGACGGGCTACCGCGTGCCGCCGAAAGACGGCCGGGCTATTGCGGAGGCCGTGCGGCACCTGCTCGACGACGAGGCGCGCCTGGTGGCGTTCGGCCGGCGCGGCATCGAACTGATTCGCGAGCGCTTTCTTCCCGAACGACATGTGGCTGTCCTGGAGGAGACGTATCGAAAAGTCATTGCAACACGGTCTGTCCATGTCTGA
- a CDS encoding glycosyltransferase family 4 protein, with protein MTRPDPAGRVLLVQHSASRDGSTFSGLLLADGLRDAGWWVHVVFGHPGPMEAVYAERGHATSVVPHKNWLRRAHPARFMKDAITEYRRARAFDRCIAQVRPDVVYVNSVVSLAAVVAARRAGVPVVWHLRELFADVGGEMHAPVLLKPLVRRIIARLPDRLVAPSRAIAENLLGAAAEQVTLVPNAAGRRFFEEERTRGEARRVLRLPENGLILGVPGTLRPMKGHTFFFEAVASLAARYPSLTLAITGHGAEAYEQALQARVQELGLAGRTRFLGSIANMPAFYRACDVVCVPSRAEPFGRTVIEAMAVGTPVVATAVGGIREIVRHEETGLLVPYGDHTALASALDRLLGDADLRARLVEAARRDACERFHERVYQTRLGDLVSQTGGNTDGHSL; from the coding sequence GTTGCGGGACGCCGGCTGGTGGGTGCACGTGGTCTTCGGACATCCCGGTCCGATGGAGGCTGTCTATGCCGAGCGCGGACACGCAACGTCCGTGGTGCCGCACAAGAACTGGCTACGCCGGGCGCATCCGGCAAGGTTCATGAAAGACGCGATTACCGAATACCGGCGGGCGAGAGCCTTCGACCGGTGCATCGCGCAGGTGCGGCCAGACGTCGTCTACGTCAACAGCGTCGTGAGCCTGGCGGCTGTGGTGGCAGCGCGGCGGGCCGGGGTGCCGGTCGTCTGGCACCTGCGCGAGTTGTTCGCCGATGTCGGTGGCGAGATGCATGCGCCAGTCCTTTTGAAACCGCTCGTCCGGCGGATCATCGCCCGTCTGCCGGATCGGCTCGTGGCGCCTTCCCGGGCCATCGCAGAGAACTTGCTGGGCGCGGCGGCGGAGCAGGTGACCCTTGTGCCCAATGCCGCGGGGCGGCGGTTCTTTGAGGAGGAGCGCACCAGGGGTGAGGCGCGCCGGGTGCTTCGGTTACCGGAAAACGGCCTGATACTCGGGGTACCGGGTACGCTGCGTCCCATGAAGGGGCATACATTCTTTTTCGAGGCCGTCGCGTCCCTTGCCGCCCGGTATCCGTCGCTGACGCTGGCGATCACCGGGCACGGCGCAGAGGCGTACGAGCAAGCCCTGCAGGCCCGGGTGCAGGAGCTGGGGCTAGCCGGGCGCACCCGGTTCCTGGGCAGCATCGCCAACATGCCGGCCTTCTACCGGGCCTGCGATGTCGTCTGCGTGCCATCGCGGGCCGAGCCGTTCGGCCGGACGGTGATCGAGGCGATGGCGGTGGGCACGCCGGTCGTCGCCACGGCCGTCGGAGGCATCCGGGAGATCGTGCGTCATGAGGAGACGGGGCTGCTGGTGCCGTACGGCGATCACACCGCGCTGGCATCGGCCCTCGACCGCCTGCTCGGGGACGCCGATCTGCGCGCGCGTCTGGTGGAGGCGGCCCGCCGGGATGCCTGCGAGCGGTTTCATGAGCGGGTATACCAGACCCGCCTCGGAGACCTCGTTTCCCAAACAGGAGGCAACACCGATGGCCATTCTCTGTAG
- a CDS encoding sulfotransferase family 2 domain-containing protein: MAILCRNLNLLYVQVPATGCSVVGQILKKQFDGEDVGRKHDDVPRLLASGVLSSSEVERLLVVANVRNPFDRLVTYYQRLNGVWIDEYFAFRRRDLERRRQREGLSEADVEREQQRIEREEKRKRRRVRIIRGIGFNTWVVWAVLRRRLGDRKPVHSDGPRFLNHLFPMLEKVNVVLRQEQLEVGLNAVLQHQGVTGPVHLPRKNLTPGKRAYTEYYNTFSRRLIEHLYAAELEYMGYTFDGCRITMPMRWLGSAGTGSGVAAPVPGRES, translated from the coding sequence ATGGCCATTCTCTGTAGAAACCTCAACCTCCTGTACGTGCAGGTTCCGGCTACCGGGTGCAGCGTCGTAGGACAGATCCTCAAAAAACAGTTCGATGGCGAAGACGTCGGGCGGAAGCACGATGACGTCCCTCGGTTGCTGGCAAGCGGAGTGCTGTCTTCGTCTGAAGTGGAGCGGCTGCTGGTCGTTGCCAACGTGCGCAATCCCTTCGACCGGCTCGTGACGTACTACCAGCGTTTGAACGGTGTATGGATCGACGAATACTTTGCGTTCCGTCGTCGTGACCTCGAACGGCGAAGACAGCGAGAGGGGTTGAGCGAGGCCGACGTCGAACGAGAACAGCAGCGGATCGAGCGGGAGGAAAAGCGGAAACGGCGCCGGGTGCGTATCATACGGGGCATCGGCTTCAACACGTGGGTCGTGTGGGCCGTTCTGCGCCGGCGGCTTGGCGACCGCAAGCCGGTCCATTCGGATGGACCCCGCTTTTTGAACCACCTCTTTCCGATGCTGGAAAAGGTGAACGTTGTGTTGCGGCAGGAGCAACTGGAGGTTGGGTTGAATGCCGTGCTGCAACACCAGGGGGTTACCGGGCCGGTGCATCTGCCCAGAAAGAATCTTACGCCCGGAAAGCGGGCCTACACGGAGTATTATAACACCTTCAGTCGCCGGCTCATCGAACACCTGTATGCCGCCGAGCTGGAGTATATGGGTTATACCTTCGATGGATGTCGCATCACTATGCCGATGCGGTGGCTCGGGTCTGCCGGTACAGGTTCCGGCGTGGCGGCTCCGGTCCCCGGCAGGGAATCTTAG
- a CDS encoding glycosyltransferase family 4 protein yields the protein MHVLINAASANMGGALTYLINVVRQLPARAPENRFTVVLPAASRPKVETFGPFPNVTLVDYPHADTGGLARNYFDQVEIPRMVRRLQADVLFSSTGFGTFRSPCPQVLLVRNAAYFSPEFQQMYRELGRSLRRNTVRRWLSLASIRAADVTLFPTRAMQEMVGDWIDLRGRRTEVIHYGFDHEAFAARRAEDARFERLDRWRAEGYTVLLNVSTYAVHKSFEVLVEALPHLKTAGHRVKLVTTTSREKTTDKAEYDALVRRAEALGVREDWCELGYVPYEALRSLYARADVYVFPSFTESFGHSLVEAMASGLPVVASDMPVNVEVCEAAGVYFPVFDAAACADRIGQVLCEPAVRERMRQAALRRAQAFSWQQYVDTLMACFRDLVASERKPQEVVA from the coding sequence ATGCATGTGCTGATCAACGCGGCCTCGGCCAACATGGGCGGGGCGCTCACCTACCTGATCAACGTGGTGCGGCAGTTGCCGGCCCGGGCGCCGGAGAACCGGTTCACGGTCGTCTTGCCGGCGGCGTCGCGCCCGAAGGTGGAGACGTTCGGACCGTTTCCCAACGTGACGCTGGTCGATTACCCCCATGCCGATACCGGAGGACTGGCGCGGAATTACTTCGACCAGGTGGAGATCCCGCGGATGGTGCGTCGCCTGCAGGCGGACGTGCTGTTCTCCTCCACCGGCTTCGGGACGTTCCGGAGCCCGTGCCCGCAGGTGCTCCTCGTACGCAATGCAGCCTATTTCAGCCCGGAATTTCAGCAGATGTACCGCGAACTGGGGCGGAGCCTGCGGCGCAATACGGTCCGGCGCTGGCTGAGCCTGGCCTCGATCCGGGCGGCCGACGTTACGCTCTTCCCCACGCGGGCGATGCAGGAGATGGTGGGGGACTGGATCGACCTGCGCGGCCGGCGGACGGAGGTGATCCACTACGGGTTCGACCACGAGGCCTTCGCGGCGCGGCGGGCGGAAGACGCACGGTTCGAGCGCCTTGACCGCTGGCGGGCGGAAGGCTATACGGTCCTCCTCAACGTGTCGACGTATGCCGTCCACAAAAGCTTCGAGGTGCTCGTCGAGGCGCTGCCCCACCTGAAGACGGCCGGGCACCGGGTGAAATTGGTGACCACGACCTCACGAGAGAAGACGACCGACAAGGCCGAGTACGATGCGCTGGTACGAAGGGCCGAAGCTCTGGGGGTGCGGGAGGACTGGTGCGAACTGGGCTACGTGCCCTACGAGGCGCTCCGCAGCCTCTATGCGCGGGCCGACGTGTACGTGTTTCCGTCGTTTACGGAGTCGTTCGGACATTCGCTCGTGGAGGCGATGGCGTCCGGCCTGCCCGTGGTGGCGTCCGACATGCCGGTGAACGTGGAGGTGTGCGAGGCGGCGGGGGTGTACTTCCCGGTGTTCGACGCCGCCGCCTGTGCCGATCGGATCGGGCAAGTGCTCTGTGAGCCGGCCGTGCGCGAGCGGATGCGGCAGGCGGCGCTCCGGCGGGCGCAGGCGTTCTCCTGGCAGCAGTACGTGGACACATTGATGGCATGTTTTCGTGATCTGGTGGCGTCCGAGAGGAAACCACAGGAGGTGGTGGCATGA
- a CDS encoding O-antigen ligase family protein codes for MPYSGRPEPDTDGQGQPGLLQRWRTAPVLWHVLAWAVGLTAFAAVMPFGGEIVLIGAALHALRGARQTVEALFILALAIMINKALVPVDISLLRWVVLAAAAGRTIWDSLFSDEALPPAFGALVVLTVTLVFLGLVVSWMPTVSVFKAISFFLGVGTGLVALYRTRHLARYWEAWLLTLAVFTILGSLPLYALPQYAYARNGVGFQGILTHPQTYGPMTAILTAYVTGRVLFDRLRSPLLWLTVAAGWAGIYFSQSRTGMLALVLAGVLVVIAGLLKTRTWLPHIRRAFNLPVIALGVLAVAAFGYVYGPRLSEGIVTFLLKDEAAQDVTTALEDSRGALIERSMDNFRRAPVTGIGLGVPSDPAGARVEYGPFGVPVSASVEKGFQPAAVLEETGVAGAMLLVLFLATLLWPVFIRGTLPLAWMVTAALLVNMGEAILFAIGGNGLFVWLVLSLAYVTAGTMRAYGSEFRRETKRAGGPVLEASPARSGV; via the coding sequence GTGCCGTATTCCGGCCGGCCTGAGCCAGACACGGACGGGCAGGGGCAGCCTGGTCTTCTCCAGCGGTGGCGCACGGCGCCGGTGTTGTGGCATGTGCTCGCCTGGGCCGTGGGACTGACCGCCTTTGCGGCCGTGATGCCGTTCGGTGGTGAGATCGTCTTGATTGGCGCAGCGCTGCATGCTTTGCGGGGAGCCCGGCAGACGGTCGAGGCGTTGTTCATCCTGGCGCTGGCCATCATGATCAACAAGGCCCTGGTGCCGGTGGACATCTCCCTGTTGCGCTGGGTGGTACTGGCCGCCGCCGCCGGGCGCACGATCTGGGACAGCCTTTTCAGCGACGAGGCCCTGCCGCCGGCGTTCGGAGCCCTGGTGGTGCTCACGGTCACCCTGGTCTTCCTGGGACTGGTCGTCAGCTGGATGCCGACCGTTTCCGTTTTCAAGGCGATCTCCTTCTTTCTCGGCGTAGGGACCGGTCTCGTGGCCCTGTACCGCACCCGGCACCTGGCCCGTTACTGGGAGGCCTGGTTGCTCACGCTGGCCGTTTTTACCATCCTGGGCAGTTTGCCCCTCTACGCTTTGCCCCAGTATGCCTACGCGCGCAACGGCGTCGGCTTTCAGGGGATCCTGACCCACCCGCAGACCTACGGGCCGATGACGGCCATTCTGACGGCCTACGTGACCGGCCGGGTGCTCTTCGACCGGCTCCGGTCGCCCTTGCTCTGGTTGACGGTCGCCGCCGGCTGGGCCGGCATCTATTTCTCGCAGTCGCGTACCGGCATGCTGGCGCTCGTACTGGCCGGGGTGCTGGTGGTGATCGCCGGCCTGCTCAAAACCCGCACCTGGCTGCCGCACATACGGCGTGCCTTCAACCTGCCCGTGATCGCGCTGGGCGTGCTGGCCGTGGCGGCCTTCGGCTACGTCTACGGTCCTCGTCTCTCGGAAGGAATCGTGACGTTTCTGCTCAAGGACGAGGCCGCACAGGACGTGACGACGGCCCTGGAGGATTCCCGGGGTGCCCTGATCGAACGTTCCATGGACAACTTCCGCAGGGCGCCCGTGACGGGCATCGGACTCGGTGTGCCTTCCGATCCGGCCGGTGCCCGGGTGGAGTATGGACCGTTCGGGGTACCCGTCAGCGCCAGTGTGGAAAAAGGGTTTCAGCCGGCCGCCGTGCTGGAGGAAACCGGGGTGGCCGGTGCGATGCTGCTGGTCTTGTTTCTCGCCACGTTGCTGTGGCCGGTCTTTATCCGGGGAACCCTTCCGCTGGCCTGGATGGTCACGGCGGCCCTGCTGGTGAACATGGGGGAAGCCATCCTGTTCGCCATCGGGGGGAACGGGCTGTTTGTCTGGCTCGTCCTGAGCCTGGCCTACGTGACGGCCGGCACGATGAGGGCGTACGGGAGCGAGTTCCGGCGCGAAACGAAGCGGGCCGGCGGACCGGTCCTGGAAGCGTCGCCTGCACGATCCGGTGTCTGA
- a CDS encoding glycosyltransferase family 4 protein, producing the protein MSEPPAVSRLRVGFYVFFPSGGIGRYTHELMRALGRHAGVEVEVLCSPDFEWKRDPSYRAWEGLWTLSHPVPVLRRANFVIGQFVNPRRAIDYVRAQGIDVLHLANVNHLTFPLWRRALDESGVPVVLSAHDIRRQKPILHRGWEERQLQAFYRRADALFVHSRYQERELIDFAGVAPERIHVVPHGPYPHRPVRRAREEIRAGLGLPADRPVALFFGQLRDEKNLDGFLEAMARAGDHLYLLVAGASSSRHRDGPFYRKRARQLGLERRVMFLDRFIEEEEVGELFVASDWVALPYREDFTSQSGVLNVAAHYRRPVLVSSAPVLRETVETCDIGVVAPGDTVEALVEGIRRMNERLAAGHAHAFEAYERHYSWERNAEITLSVYRQLLGQAVGVR; encoded by the coding sequence ATGTCTGAGCCCCCGGCGGTTTCCCGCCTTCGGGTTGGCTTCTACGTGTTCTTCCCGAGCGGCGGGATCGGCCGCTACACGCACGAGTTGATGCGGGCGCTGGGCCGGCACGCCGGGGTCGAGGTGGAGGTGCTGTGCAGCCCCGACTTCGAGTGGAAGCGGGATCCTTCGTACCGGGCATGGGAAGGGTTGTGGACCCTCTCTCATCCGGTACCGGTTCTGCGGCGGGCCAATTTTGTGATCGGGCAGTTCGTCAACCCGCGGCGGGCCATCGATTACGTGCGGGCACAGGGGATCGATGTGCTGCATCTGGCCAACGTCAACCACCTGACCTTTCCCCTGTGGCGCCGTGCCCTCGATGAGAGCGGCGTGCCGGTGGTGCTTTCGGCCCACGACATCCGGCGACAGAAGCCGATCCTGCACCGGGGCTGGGAGGAGCGGCAATTGCAGGCATTCTATCGCCGCGCGGACGCCCTGTTCGTGCATTCCCGCTACCAGGAACGGGAGCTGATCGATTTCGCCGGGGTCGCACCGGAGCGGATCCATGTGGTGCCGCACGGGCCCTACCCTCACCGGCCGGTGAGACGGGCACGGGAGGAGATCCGGGCTGGTCTGGGGTTGCCCGCCGACCGGCCCGTGGCCCTGTTCTTCGGCCAGCTCCGCGATGAGAAAAACCTGGACGGCTTCCTCGAAGCGATGGCACGGGCGGGCGATCACCTGTACCTGCTGGTGGCGGGGGCTTCTTCCTCGCGGCACCGGGACGGGCCTTTTTATCGGAAAAGGGCCCGGCAACTCGGCCTGGAACGCCGGGTCATGTTCCTGGATCGGTTCATCGAAGAAGAGGAGGTGGGTGAGCTGTTCGTGGCATCGGACTGGGTGGCCCTGCCCTACCGGGAGGACTTCACCTCGCAGAGCGGTGTTCTCAATGTGGCGGCGCACTACCGGCGTCCCGTCCTCGTGAGCTCGGCGCCCGTGCTGCGTGAGACGGTCGAGACGTGCGACATCGGCGTCGTGGCGCCCGGCGATACGGTGGAGGCCCTGGTGGAGGGGATCCGGCGGATGAACGAGCGGCTGGCCGCCGGCCATGCCCATGCCTTCGAAGCGTATGAACGGCACTACAGCTGGGAGCGGAACGCGGAGATCACGCTCTCGGTCTACCGGCAGTTACTGGGACAAGCCGTGGGGGTTCGTTGA